From a region of the Brevibacterium siliguriense genome:
- a CDS encoding RNA-binding S4 domain-containing protein yields MDTIEIRGESIRLGQLLKLHGIAEHGAMAKDMIADGEVSVNGEVETRRGATIRPGDRIEALGEVIEVTSEVG; encoded by the coding sequence ATGGACACGATCGAGATCCGCGGCGAGTCGATCAGGCTCGGTCAGCTGCTCAAACTCCACGGAATCGCCGAACACGGTGCCATGGCCAAGGACATGATCGCCGACGGTGAGGTCAGCGTCAACGGCGAGGTCGAGACCCGTCGCGGTGCCACGATCCGTCCCGGCGACCGCATCGAAGCCCTCGGCGAAGTCATCGAGGTGACCAGCGAGGTAGGTTGA
- the pspAB gene encoding PspA-associated protein PspAB, protein MGFFDALLGRSKPKRANLDDLFALPPAALTLQAATGFTPTGAGAVAFRQVEGAAFQSAESESVALIGSDPAASVRQENDGFGFTWQVVSDDNAEVVNLVTNIHAVNSALVNQGFDTMLLCTTVYFVHPDGRRMALVYQYKRGTFYPFVQLGPKQRDNPLEIQVKGILSGELPFEEDTSNWSALWDAPGMNDTPGAPELQ, encoded by the coding sequence ATGGGATTCTTCGACGCACTGCTCGGCCGGTCCAAACCGAAACGGGCCAACCTCGACGACCTCTTCGCCCTGCCCCCTGCGGCACTGACGCTGCAGGCCGCGACCGGCTTCACCCCAACCGGGGCCGGAGCCGTCGCGTTCCGTCAGGTCGAGGGGGCTGCCTTCCAGTCCGCCGAGTCCGAAAGCGTCGCTCTCATCGGATCCGATCCGGCAGCCTCGGTGAGGCAGGAGAACGACGGTTTCGGGTTCACGTGGCAGGTCGTGTCCGATGACAACGCCGAGGTGGTCAACCTCGTCACGAACATCCACGCCGTGAACTCTGCGCTGGTCAATCAGGGTTTCGACACCATGTTGCTGTGCACGACCGTGTACTTCGTCCACCCCGATGGGCGTCGGATGGCGTTGGTCTACCAGTACAAGCGCGGCACCTTCTACCCGTTCGTGCAGTTGGGACCGAAGCAGCGCGACAACCCACTCGAGATCCAGGTCAAGGGCATCCTCTCCGGCGAGCTGCCGTTCGAAGAGGACACGTCGAACTGGTCGGCGCTGTGGGACGCCCCGGGTATGAACGACACCCCGGGTGCTCCCGAGCTGCAGTAA
- the htpX gene encoding zinc metalloprotease HtpX: MKNRFVKDNGLTMRMGWTIFLNGLIYVVLILAIWWIVGQSIPGVIIAVLISAGAFFFQWYFSDKIAMRAMGGREVSPEEAPELHTIVDRLCQLADSTKPRVAVSNSPIPNAFATGRSPERSVVCVTRGLLEKLDRDEVEVVLAHELSHVAHRDVTVMTVAGVTGVVAALMMRAGYYMSFGRSNNNNNGIPIQLLFILVGAVVYGLSFVLIRALSRYRELAADRAAAILTGAPSTLASALTKLSGDMAKIPEKDLRSSASANHLALIPAISGKAALGQLFSTHPSLEKRLDQLAKISAQLSRPE, from the coding sequence ATGAAGAATCGCTTCGTCAAAGACAACGGACTGACCATGCGGATGGGATGGACGATCTTCCTCAACGGCCTCATCTATGTCGTGCTCATCCTCGCGATCTGGTGGATCGTCGGGCAGAGCATTCCCGGCGTCATCATCGCCGTCCTCATCAGCGCCGGCGCGTTCTTCTTCCAGTGGTACTTCTCCGACAAGATCGCCATGCGAGCCATGGGCGGCAGGGAGGTCTCCCCCGAGGAGGCTCCAGAGCTGCACACGATCGTCGACCGTCTCTGCCAGCTGGCCGATTCGACGAAACCCCGTGTGGCGGTCTCGAACTCCCCGATCCCCAATGCCTTCGCCACTGGCCGCTCCCCCGAACGCTCGGTGGTGTGCGTGACCCGTGGTCTGCTCGAGAAGCTCGACCGTGATGAGGTCGAAGTCGTGCTCGCCCACGAGCTGTCCCACGTCGCCCACCGCGACGTGACCGTGATGACCGTCGCCGGCGTCACCGGAGTCGTCGCAGCACTGATGATGCGCGCCGGGTACTACATGAGCTTCGGACGGTCGAACAACAATAACAACGGCATCCCGATCCAGCTGCTGTTCATCCTCGTCGGAGCTGTCGTCTACGGGCTCTCGTTCGTCCTCATCCGCGCTCTCTCCCGGTATCGTGAGCTGGCCGCCGACCGTGCCGCAGCCATCCTCACCGGTGCACCGTCGACCCTGGCATCGGCGCTGACGAAGCTCAGCGGTGACATGGCCAAGATCCCGGAGAAGGATCTGCGGTCGTCCGCCTCGGCGAACCATCTGGCCCTCATCCCCGCCATCAGCGGAAAGGCCGCCCTCGGCCAGCTCTTCTCCACCCACCCCTCGCTCGAGAAGCGCCTGGACCAGCTGGCGAAGATCTCCGCTCAGCTCTCCCGCCCCGAATGA
- the pspAA gene encoding PspA-associated protein PspAA has protein sequence MIIRIMGEGQFDVENVDQNLLQKYDNQVEDAVNAGNEEAARTALSALHDYVTANGQPVADDYLGSSDVVIPFVDATLTEIAELLTGEGFIPDPA, from the coding sequence ATGATCATCCGCATCATGGGCGAGGGACAGTTCGACGTCGAGAACGTCGACCAGAACCTGCTGCAGAAGTACGACAACCAAGTCGAGGACGCCGTCAACGCCGGCAATGAGGAAGCCGCCCGCACCGCGTTGAGCGCCCTCCACGACTACGTCACGGCCAACGGTCAGCCTGTCGCCGATGACTACCTCGGATCCTCCGATGTCGTCATCCCCTTCGTCGACGCCACCTTGACCGAAATCGCCGAACTGCTCACCGGCGAGGGTTTCATCCCGGACCCGGCCTGA
- a CDS encoding PspA/IM30 family protein, giving the protein MSIFQRIATIFGAKANKALDKAENPNETLDYSYQKQLELLQKVRRGVADVATSRKRLELQINQLEQQQNKLSGQAEKAMQIGREDLAREALTRKSGLTQQITDLQTQHEGLQGEEQKLTLASQRLQAKVDAFRTKKETLKATYNAADAQTKIGEAFSGISEELGDVGLAVQRAEDKTASLQARAGAVDELLASGALDDVTGTQKDDITAQLDSLSSENDVEMELQRMRESLPAGSEKQDQKSLEGEDKQ; this is encoded by the coding sequence ATGAGTATCTTCCAACGGATCGCGACGATCTTCGGTGCCAAGGCCAACAAAGCTCTGGACAAGGCCGAGAACCCCAACGAAACCCTTGACTATTCGTACCAGAAGCAGTTGGAGCTGCTGCAGAAGGTTCGCCGAGGTGTTGCCGATGTCGCCACCAGCCGCAAGCGCCTCGAGCTGCAGATCAACCAGCTCGAACAGCAGCAGAACAAGCTTTCCGGTCAGGCCGAGAAGGCCATGCAGATCGGTCGCGAGGACCTCGCCCGCGAAGCTCTCACCCGCAAGTCCGGGCTGACCCAGCAGATCACCGATCTGCAGACCCAGCACGAGGGACTGCAGGGTGAGGAGCAGAAGCTCACTCTCGCCTCGCAGCGCCTGCAGGCCAAGGTCGACGCCTTCCGCACGAAGAAGGAGACCCTCAAGGCCACGTACAACGCCGCCGATGCACAGACGAAGATCGGCGAAGCGTTCTCGGGCATCTCGGAAGAGCTCGGCGACGTCGGACTCGCCGTCCAGCGCGCCGAGGACAAGACCGCGTCGCTGCAGGCCCGTGCCGGTGCCGTCGATGAGCTCCTCGCTTCCGGTGCCCTCGACGACGTCACGGGAACCCAGAAGGACGACATCACCGCCCAGCTCGACTCCCTCTCCAGCGAGAACGACGTGGAGATGGAACTCCAGCGCATGCGTGAGTCCCTGCCTGCCGGCTCCGAGAAGCAGGACCAGAAGTCTCTCGAGGGTGAGGACAAGCAATGA
- a CDS encoding WXG100 family type VII secretion target: protein MSFEVDAERVQSAATAAANTSRNLVAESDTMMRNLLALQECWRGSAAQNFQAVVNQWERAQKQLMESLDSVHGALHTAARQYSEVEAANSRLFAP from the coding sequence ATGAGTTTCGAAGTCGACGCCGAGCGCGTCCAGTCTGCCGCCACCGCCGCCGCGAACACCTCCCGCAACCTCGTGGCCGAATCCGACACGATGATGCGCAATCTGCTCGCCCTTCAGGAATGTTGGCGCGGCAGTGCGGCACAGAACTTCCAGGCCGTGGTCAATCAGTGGGAGCGTGCGCAGAAGCAGCTCATGGAATCGCTCGACTCCGTCCATGGTGCGCTCCACACGGCTGCCCGGCAGTACTCTGAAGTCGAGGCGGCGAACTCGCGTCTCTTCGCGCCCTGA
- a CDS encoding S1C family serine protease, whose product MNENNDAQNPDEVSRSPRADEQTPRPSANQSSSSAEGRRSPSAGGYRGSGAEVPRTFPSQSNGPARVSPPVAPPERRPDVSPTRAQNPVDDPPHRGVSPSRQPSPNQPGGQQGNQAGGRQDGQPGQQRGQSQPPSPYQPNGQQSSPYQPGGQPGYQGLNSDQSNVGNQPQSGQQNAQPNQLQQQPPYAQPQQSGSPSYPGQSGQNSSGPSAAGAGAAAGAGAAAAGVGAYNADSHPQQTGSAGYPAGPGNPNRPGAPSDSGYPTPPNQQNGPGRPGDPAQPGGPGQQAPPGQPTGSNPYAAAPGAGPYSSEFSTVGSQPGLAGPGGPGGPYGPDGFGPYGAQQPPRREKKGPGWGATIAIGLVAALLGGALAFGGNYALSALQHDEPRKVAEETIETPDWTQVAEKTSDSVMSIQVGTRGQVQGLGSGALYDDRGHVITNNHVVAPADTPDGEIAVTMKNGETTEAKIVGRDPSTDIAVIKLDQVPDGVKPLVIGDSKKLTVGDPVMALGNPLGLANTVTTGIVSALDRPVSTENIGEDASSQEKEMTITNAIQTDAAINPGNSGGPLVNGDGEFIGVNSAAASLSQGEGGQSGSIGIGFAIPANQAVMVADQLISSGKAQHPFLGITLTDGHVNSGGISRGSAKVQSVASGSPAAKAGIKDGDDITEVAGTKVNSAIALRALVRAQPVNTPVEVTVVRGGKEQKLDVTLVLQ is encoded by the coding sequence ATGAACGAGAACAACGACGCCCAGAATCCCGATGAGGTGTCCCGTAGCCCCCGAGCGGACGAGCAGACTCCGCGCCCGTCGGCGAATCAGAGCAGCAGTTCCGCCGAGGGACGTCGCAGCCCGTCGGCCGGAGGCTACCGCGGTTCCGGTGCCGAGGTTCCGCGCACCTTCCCCTCCCAATCCAACGGCCCGGCCCGAGTCAGTCCACCCGTCGCTCCGCCCGAGCGGCGGCCCGACGTTTCGCCGACTCGCGCACAGAACCCTGTGGACGATCCCCCTCACCGAGGTGTTTCCCCCTCCCGGCAGCCCTCCCCCAATCAGCCCGGTGGGCAGCAGGGCAACCAAGCCGGCGGACGACAGGACGGCCAACCCGGTCAGCAGCGCGGCCAGTCCCAGCCGCCGTCGCCGTATCAGCCGAACGGTCAGCAGTCCTCTCCATATCAGCCGGGCGGCCAGCCGGGCTATCAGGGACTCAACAGCGACCAGAGCAACGTCGGCAACCAGCCGCAATCCGGTCAACAGAACGCCCAACCGAATCAGCTTCAGCAACAACCCCCGTACGCACAGCCCCAGCAGAGCGGTTCGCCGTCGTATCCGGGGCAGAGCGGACAGAACAGCTCAGGTCCGTCTGCCGCCGGCGCGGGAGCTGCGGCAGGTGCCGGAGCCGCGGCGGCCGGTGTTGGTGCGTACAACGCCGATTCGCACCCTCAGCAGACGGGTTCCGCCGGCTATCCAGCCGGACCCGGCAATCCGAATAGACCCGGTGCCCCGAGCGACTCCGGTTACCCGACCCCTCCGAACCAGCAGAATGGTCCCGGCCGACCAGGCGATCCCGCCCAACCAGGTGGTCCGGGCCAGCAGGCCCCTCCCGGCCAGCCGACCGGCTCCAACCCCTATGCGGCAGCGCCCGGCGCAGGACCCTATTCCTCGGAATTCTCAACCGTCGGTTCTCAGCCCGGCCTGGCCGGACCGGGAGGTCCCGGCGGACCATACGGCCCGGACGGGTTCGGTCCTTACGGAGCTCAGCAGCCGCCTCGGCGAGAGAAGAAAGGCCCCGGTTGGGGCGCGACGATCGCGATCGGACTTGTGGCTGCCCTCCTCGGTGGGGCTCTCGCGTTCGGTGGTAACTATGCGCTTTCAGCGTTGCAGCATGACGAGCCGCGCAAGGTCGCCGAGGAGACCATCGAGACTCCGGACTGGACTCAGGTTGCGGAGAAGACCTCGGACAGTGTGATGTCGATCCAGGTCGGCACTCGCGGTCAGGTCCAGGGGCTCGGCTCGGGTGCGCTCTACGACGATCGGGGCCACGTCATCACGAACAACCACGTCGTCGCTCCGGCGGACACTCCCGACGGAGAGATCGCCGTGACCATGAAGAACGGTGAGACGACAGAGGCGAAGATCGTCGGCCGGGACCCTTCGACCGATATCGCCGTCATCAAGCTCGACCAGGTGCCCGACGGTGTGAAACCGCTGGTCATCGGTGATTCGAAGAAGCTGACCGTAGGTGATCCGGTGATGGCACTGGGCAATCCGCTCGGCCTGGCCAACACCGTGACCACCGGCATCGTCTCCGCGCTCGACCGCCCAGTGTCGACGGAGAATATCGGCGAGGATGCTTCCTCGCAGGAGAAGGAGATGACGATCACGAACGCTATCCAGACGGATGCGGCGATCAACCCCGGCAACTCGGGTGGTCCGCTGGTCAATGGTGATGGCGAGTTCATCGGCGTGAACTCGGCGGCGGCCTCGCTGAGTCAGGGCGAGGGAGGACAGTCCGGATCGATCGGCATCGGCTTCGCGATCCCCGCGAACCAGGCTGTGATGGTCGCCGACCAACTGATCTCCTCCGGCAAAGCTCAGCATCCGTTCCTGGGCATCACGCTCACCGACGGGCACGTCAACAGCGGAGGGATCAGCCGTGGCAGCGCCAAGGTGCAGTCCGTGGCCAGTGGATCCCCTGCGGCCAAGGCGGGAATCAAGGACGGAGACGACATCACCGAGGTGGCCGGGACGAAGGTCAACAGCGCCATCGCCCTGCGCGCCCTCGTCCGCGCTCAGCCGGTGAACACTCCGGTCGAGGTCACAGTCGTCCGCGGCGGAAAGGAACAGAAGCTCGACGTCACGCTCGTCCTGCAGTGA